One genomic window of Deinococcus sp. Leaf326 includes the following:
- a CDS encoding TAXI family TRAP transporter solute-binding subunit, whose product MKKFIPAVGAALALLTLGAALAQSNSFLTIGSGSTTGVYFPVATGMAKMVNDAGSGVRANARSTGGSVFNMNALATGELDMAIVQNDIAYYAYKGSGIQAFEGKANNKVRTLAVLYPEVLHVIARKDAKINSIADLRGKRVVIGDLGSGTEQTARQVLEAYGLKFEDLGQALRVSPAQGISLMQDKRADALFYTVGVGASAISQIAQTVDVNLVPVAGNQASALIKKYPFYVRYNIPAKSYKGVGATVPGVAVQATLVASSAVSDDTVYKAMKAVFTSTPGVKAIHPVLNTSFSNAAAVKGVPAPLHPGAVKFWKEQGLNVK is encoded by the coding sequence ATGAAAAAGTTCATTCCTGCCGTTGGGGCTGCGCTGGCCCTGTTGACCCTGGGAGCGGCGCTCGCGCAGAGCAATTCCTTCCTGACCATCGGCTCGGGTAGCACGACCGGCGTGTACTTTCCGGTGGCCACCGGGATGGCGAAGATGGTCAACGACGCGGGCAGTGGCGTGCGCGCCAACGCCCGCAGCACGGGCGGCAGCGTGTTCAACATGAACGCCCTGGCGACCGGTGAGCTCGACATGGCGATCGTGCAAAACGACATCGCCTACTACGCCTACAAGGGCAGCGGCATCCAGGCCTTCGAGGGCAAGGCCAACAACAAGGTGCGTACCCTGGCCGTGCTGTACCCCGAAGTCCTGCACGTGATCGCCCGCAAGGACGCCAAGATCAACAGCATTGCCGACCTCAGGGGCAAGCGCGTGGTCATCGGCGACCTGGGCTCGGGTACCGAACAGACCGCCCGGCAGGTTCTGGAAGCCTACGGCCTGAAGTTCGAGGACCTGGGCCAGGCCCTGCGCGTCTCGCCGGCCCAGGGCATCAGCCTGATGCAGGACAAGCGCGCCGACGCGCTGTTCTACACGGTCGGCGTGGGCGCGAGCGCCATCTCGCAGATCGCCCAGACGGTGGACGTCAACCTCGTGCCGGTTGCCGGCAACCAGGCCTCGGCGCTCATCAAGAAGTACCCCTTCTACGTGCGCTACAACATTCCGGCCAAGAGCTACAAGGGCGTCGGCGCGACCGTGCCCGGCGTGGCCGTGCAGGCGACCCTGGTGGCGAGCAGCGCGGTCAGCGACGATACTGTCTACAAGGCCATGAAGGCGGTCTTTACCAGTACGCCCGGCGTCAAGGCGATCCATCCCGTCCTGAACACCAGCTTCAGCAACGCTGCCGCCGTCAAGGGCGTCCCCGCTCCGCTGC